Proteins co-encoded in one Cytophaga hutchinsonii ATCC 33406 genomic window:
- a CDS encoding PepSY-associated TM helix domain-containing protein gives MANKKNSYTFRKFINDAHLWLGIPSGIILFVICLTGTMYTFSREITEWVDRDKFVISVDADAKPLPLKNLITSLEKQHRGLKVTGISIPEEQDKAWMFTLMPKDMAGKGEKVKDDKGKDAAKRPQGDKRKEGSKNVKEKDSKEAKPKKFDRSKIKNYLVNPYTGAVTGDAKTPSSKFFQTIMGLHRWLLLDTETGRPITGISTLIFIVLEITGLILWLPGKIKSWSKWNAWKQGFKLKLSGGWKRINYDLHNTLGFYTLLLVTIMAITGLCFSFEWFREGVGTVLGSKVFPKEEPVLSTFVAGAKFDLDSAINKANSTFSYAGNLRINLPRDSTASLNLSKTTNGFFTSAGSDRILMDQYSGAVLKTDRFSDKKLGAQIAALIYPIHVGEIFGTSTKIIYFIICLIATSLPVTGTMIWINKFNKKPAKEKLKTPKKTASEKNVQRPVIMKQTPSINTNA, from the coding sequence ATGGCAAACAAAAAGAATTCCTATACATTCAGAAAATTCATAAATGATGCCCATTTGTGGTTAGGTATACCCAGCGGCATTATTCTTTTTGTAATTTGTTTAACGGGTACTATGTATACATTCAGCAGAGAAATTACAGAATGGGTAGATCGTGATAAGTTTGTCATATCTGTTGACGCAGATGCAAAACCTTTACCATTAAAAAATCTGATTACATCACTGGAAAAGCAGCACAGAGGGTTAAAAGTTACCGGCATTTCAATTCCCGAAGAACAAGATAAAGCCTGGATGTTTACACTGATGCCTAAAGATATGGCAGGCAAAGGTGAAAAAGTAAAAGACGATAAAGGCAAAGATGCTGCTAAAAGACCGCAAGGCGACAAAAGAAAAGAGGGATCTAAAAACGTTAAAGAAAAAGATTCAAAAGAAGCAAAACCAAAAAAGTTTGATCGTTCAAAAATTAAAAACTATCTCGTAAATCCCTATACAGGAGCAGTTACCGGAGATGCAAAAACACCTTCATCCAAATTTTTTCAGACCATTATGGGTTTGCATCGTTGGTTGTTGCTGGATACTGAAACCGGCCGTCCCATAACAGGTATCTCTACCTTGATTTTTATTGTGCTTGAAATAACAGGTCTTATATTATGGCTGCCGGGAAAAATTAAGAGCTGGTCTAAATGGAATGCCTGGAAACAAGGTTTCAAATTAAAATTATCCGGCGGATGGAAGCGCATTAACTATGACCTGCACAACACACTTGGATTTTACACGTTGTTGCTTGTAACCATTATGGCTATAACAGGTTTGTGTTTTTCCTTCGAGTGGTTCAGAGAAGGGGTTGGTACAGTATTAGGATCAAAAGTTTTTCCTAAAGAAGAACCGGTTTTATCAACGTTTGTTGCAGGTGCAAAATTTGATCTGGATAGCGCCATAAACAAAGCAAACAGCACGTTCTCATATGCGGGTAATCTCAGAATTAATCTTCCAAGAGATTCAACAGCTTCTTTAAATTTAAGTAAAACGACAAACGGATTTTTTACCTCTGCAGGTTCAGACAGGATACTGATGGATCAGTATTCCGGAGCAGTGTTAAAAACGGATCGTTTCTCCGATAAAAAATTAGGGGCTCAGATTGCCGCATTGATTTACCCCATACATGTCGGTGAAATATTCGGTACATCTACAAAAATTATTTATTTCATTATATGCCTTATTGCTACCAGCCTTCCTGTAACGGGCACTATGATCTGGATCAATAAATTCAATAAGAAACCGGCCAAAGAAAAACTAAAAACACCAAAGAAAACGGCATCAGAAAAAAACGTGCAGCGTCCAGTCATTATGAAGCAAACACCATCCATAAATACGAACGCATAA
- a CDS encoding hydrogen peroxide-inducible genes activator gives MLAITLTQLEYIVAVDTYRHFVTASEKCFVTQPTLSMQIKKLEDDLGVIIFDRTKQPIVPTEIGVKIIEQARITLSAGKKIPELIKENSNTVSGELTIGIIPSLAPYLLPRFIGNFTQKYPQVKVKIIELMTEEIIFQLKKDTLDVGILVTPLNEAGVIETPLFYEKMVLYIHKDHPLAKKKALKATDIATPDLWLLSKGHCFRSQVMNLCSYQRSAQNELPFEYESGSLETLKKFVEKEGGFTLLPELAIDGTMKELNAKVRQFETVPLREVSLAYTRNYSKIRLLALLEDEIKKSIPKALLTKDRGNIVDWR, from the coding sequence ATGCTGGCAATCACACTCACTCAATTGGAATACATTGTTGCTGTAGATACATACAGACATTTTGTTACGGCTTCAGAAAAATGTTTTGTTACACAGCCTACATTAAGTATGCAGATCAAAAAACTGGAAGATGATCTTGGCGTTATTATTTTTGATCGAACCAAACAACCGATTGTTCCAACTGAAATCGGAGTAAAGATTATTGAGCAGGCACGTATTACATTGAGTGCGGGTAAAAAAATCCCGGAACTGATAAAGGAAAACAGCAACACTGTTTCCGGCGAATTAACCATTGGTATCATCCCGTCGCTGGCACCCTACCTGCTGCCGCGTTTCATCGGTAATTTCACGCAAAAATATCCGCAGGTTAAAGTTAAGATCATCGAGCTGATGACTGAAGAAATTATTTTTCAATTAAAAAAAGACACACTTGATGTCGGCATTCTTGTTACACCACTTAATGAAGCAGGTGTTATAGAGACACCTTTGTTTTATGAGAAAATGGTTTTATATATCCATAAAGATCATCCGCTGGCAAAAAAGAAAGCACTAAAGGCAACAGATATCGCCACGCCAGATCTTTGGCTATTAAGTAAGGGACATTGTTTCCGTTCTCAGGTAATGAATCTGTGTTCATACCAGCGCTCTGCACAAAATGAACTGCCATTTGAATACGAAAGCGGTTCGTTGGAAACATTGAAAAAATTTGTCGAGAAAGAAGGCGGCTTTACGTTATTGCCTGAACTGGCAATAGATGGTACAATGAAAGAATTGAATGCAAAAGTCAGGCAGTTTGAAACAGTGCCCTTACGTGAAGTAAGTTTGGCCTATACGCGCAACTATTCTAAAATACGTTTATTAGCATTATTAGAAG
- a CDS encoding carboxymuconolactone decarboxylase family protein, with product MVQISETSSELIQLLRIENSAPEVLQILDHADSRYIRDLKVNVSNALVTAHISEKESALLALSIAANQKNNILISGFQKLSAEKGATIEEQNEAISCASLLAGNNVFYRFRHFQQKESYNTMQAKIKMNIMMKPVLGKEFFELISLAVSAVNGCEMCVNAHEHSVREMGATEERVWDAIRLAAVITSLDKVMS from the coding sequence ATGGTACAGATATCAGAAACATCTTCCGAATTAATACAGCTGCTGCGCATCGAAAACAGTGCGCCTGAAGTATTGCAGATACTTGATCATGCAGATTCACGCTACATAAGAGACCTTAAAGTAAATGTCAGCAATGCACTTGTAACAGCTCACATTTCCGAAAAGGAAAGTGCTCTGTTAGCATTATCCATTGCGGCAAATCAAAAAAACAATATTCTTATTTCCGGTTTTCAAAAATTGTCGGCTGAAAAAGGTGCGACTATCGAAGAGCAGAACGAAGCGATTTCATGCGCCAGTTTATTGGCAGGTAATAATGTCTTTTACCGTTTCAGACATTTCCAGCAAAAAGAATCCTATAATACCATGCAGGCGAAGATCAAAATGAATATCATGATGAAGCCAGTTCTGGGCAAAGAGTTTTTCGAGTTGATCAGTCTGGCGGTAAGTGCGGTGAATGGTTGTGAAATGTGTGTAAATGCACACGAACATTCTGTTAGAGAAATGGGTGCGACGGAAGAGCGTGTATGGGATGCGATCCGTTTAGCTGCCGTAATAACCAGTCTGGATAAAGTAATGAGTTAA
- a CDS encoding peroxiredoxin: protein MQNRILSVGSAFPAFKKTAVVSIEKGKEFTEISSENLVNEDNQWTVMFWWPKDFTFVCPTEIAEFNNAFGDFRDRDTTLIGASTDSEFVHAAWRRDHEDLRGLKFPMLADTSKSLAEELGILEAAEKVALRATFIIDPQGIIRWVSVNDLNVGRNVKEVIRVLDALQTDELCPCNWEKGQETIHA, encoded by the coding sequence ATGCAAAATAGAATCTTAAGCGTGGGAAGCGCATTTCCTGCATTCAAAAAAACAGCTGTAGTATCCATCGAGAAAGGAAAAGAATTTACAGAAATCTCTTCTGAAAATCTTGTGAACGAAGACAATCAATGGACAGTAATGTTCTGGTGGCCAAAGGATTTTACATTTGTTTGTCCGACAGAGATTGCTGAATTCAACAATGCGTTCGGTGATTTCAGAGACAGAGATACCACATTGATCGGTGCATCCACCGATTCAGAATTTGTACACGCAGCCTGGAGAAGAGATCATGAAGATTTACGTGGATTAAAATTCCCTATGCTGGCTGATACTTCTAAATCACTTGCTGAAGAGTTAGGTATTTTAGAAGCCGCAGAAAAAGTGGCCTTGCGTGCTACATTTATTATAGACCCACAGGGAATAATCCGTTGGGTAAGCGTAAATGACTTAAATGTGGGCAGAAATGTGAAAGAAGTTATCCGTGTATTGGATGCCTTACAAACAGATGAATTGTGCCCATGTAACTGGGAAAAAGGACAGGAAACAATTCATGCTTAA